A window of the Juglans microcarpa x Juglans regia isolate MS1-56 chromosome 5D, Jm3101_v1.0, whole genome shotgun sequence genome harbors these coding sequences:
- the LOC121265653 gene encoding protein FAR1-RELATED SEQUENCE 5-like codes for MDFDMEHVDNEYDEVEVDDEQECAEIVDEPKVGMTFSSAKEVLSYYMKYGTSKSKAANVLKPRKTEKIGCMARINVTMNDECVYTLTKVNLEHTHICSPGKARHFKCFKKVDARVAKRLEINDEAGIRMSKNFKSLVVEAGGYDKLSFGEEFRNYIDKARQLRLGVGGVEALCNYFQEMQKKKKNPDFYFSIDVDHDMRLKNVFWADARSRAMYESFGDVITFDTTYLTNAYKMPFAPFVGVNHHGQSILFGCGLISNEDAHTFEWLFKSWLKCMKDQPPSAIITDQDKAMQIAIARVFPASRHRFCLWHIMKKLPEKFGSHAQYDEIKSALQKCVYDSLSEHEFEERWFDFLDMYDLHENAWLGSLYSDRHFWVPAYVRDTFWAGMSTTQRSEGMNAFFDDYVNSKTTLKQFVDQYDSTLRRKVENEAIADFNSFNTVIPCVSHYPLEEQFQKVYTIAKFKEVQDEFRGFLYLTTSYLGCMDGRYTYVVADEVRAESSCVKLISQIEQLKLEYPGTNSQCGSEPVDPHTSMEGRKSAVLSPLVVRSKGRPPSRRKAHPVEKVLKKVSTKRRLQCDPVEVLGEQSSQIADQCNVSGTQYVSPQTQDITNQVWTHAPEFFSTPLTAPPSQYTHGQVYITDYLGIGATAAHSQIYTTDYLGIGATAPLVQDDYQDKYKWW; via the exons ATGGATTTTGATATGGAACATGTAGATAATGAGTATGACGAGGTAGAAGTTGATGATGAGCAAGAATGTGCTGAAATAGTCGATGAACCTAAGGTCGGAATGACATTTTCATCTGCAAAAGAAGTTTTGTCTTACTATATGAAATATG GCACATCAAAGAGTAAGGCTGCTAATGTTCTGAAGCCAAGAAAAACGGAGAAAATAGGGTGTATGGCCAGGATTAATGTGACGATGAATGATGAATGTGTATATACCCTGACTAAAGTAAACTTGGAGCACACACACATTTGTAGTCCAGGAAAGGCAAGACATTTCAAATGTTTTAAGAAGGTTGATGCTCGTGTAGCTAAAAGACTTGAAATAAATGACGAGGCAGGAATACGAATGTCAAAGAATTTCAAGTCTCTAGTTGTTGAGGCGGGGGGTTACGATAAACTATCATTTGGGGAGGAGTTTCGAAATTATATTGACAAAGCAAGACAACTTCGTCTTGGGGTTGGAGGCGTTGAAGCTCTATGTAACTACTTCcaagaaatgcaaaaaaaaaaaaaaaatccagatttttatttttccatagaCGTGGACCATGATATGAGAttaaagaatgtgttttgggcagACGCCAGAAGTAGAGCTATGTATGAATCATTTGGAGATGTGATTACATTTGACACAACATACCTGACTAATGCCTACAAGATGCCCTTTGCACCGTTTGTGGGTGTGAATCACCATGGTCAGTCAATCCTATTCGGGTGCGGATTGATATCTAATGAGGATGCACATACCTTTGAGTGGTTGTTTAAGTCATGGTTGAAGTGTATGAAGGACCAACCACCAAGTGCAATCATCACAGACCAAGACAAGGCAATGCAAATTGCAATTGCTAGAGTGTTTCCAGCGTCTAGGCATCGCTTTTGCTTGTGGCACATAATGAAAAAACTTCCTGAGAAGTTTGGGTCACATGCTCAATATGATGAGATTAAGAGTGCATTACAGAAATGCGTGTATGACTCTTTAAGTGAGCATGAATTTGAAGAACGTTGGTTTGATTTCCTCGACATGTATGATTTGCATGAGAATGCATGGTTGGGATCACTATATAGTGACCGACATTTTTGGGTGCCGGCCTACGTTAGAGACacattttgggctggaatgTCAACTACACAACGGAGTGaaggcatgaatgcatttttcgaTGACTACGTTAACTCAAAGACCACTCTAAAGCAATTTGTTGATCAGTACGATTCAACTCTTAGGAGGAAGGTGGAGAATGAAGCCATTGCcgatttcaattcatttaataCTGTGATTCCTTGCGTCAGTCACTATCCTCTTGAGGAGCAGTTTCAAAAAGTATACACAATTGCCAAGTTCAAAGAAGTACAAGATGAATTTCGAGGATTTCTATATTTGACTACCTCGTATTTGGGATGCATGGATGGAAGATACACGTATGTAGTAGCCGATGAGGTTCGA GCTGAGAGCAGCTGTGTGAAATTAATCAGCCAAATAGAGCAGTTGAAGCTAGAGTACCCTGGCACCAATTCTCAGTGTGGTAGCGAACCAGTTGATCCACATACTTCCATGGAGGGCAGGAAAAGTGCAGTTCTTAGTCCATTGGTAGTTCGAAGTAAGGGAAGACCACCATCAAGGAGAAAAGCCCACCCTGTTGAGAAGGTTCTTAAGAAAGTGAGTACAAAAAGGAGATTGCAATGTGACCCTGTTGAGGTTCTTGGAGAGCAGAGTAGTCAAATAGCAGATCAATGCAATGTGAGCGGCACACAATATGTATCTCCTCAAACCCAG GATATAACAAATCAAGTTTGGACACATGCACCGGAATTTTTTTCTACTCCTTTGACTGCTCCTCCTTCGCAA TATACACACGGACAAGTATACATAACGGATTATTTAGGAATTGGAGCGACTGCTGCTCATTCTCAG ATATATACAACAGATTATTTGGGTATTGGAGCGACTGCTCCTCTAGTGCAG GATGATTATCAGGACAAGTATAAATGGTGGTGA
- the LOC121265652 gene encoding putative calcium-transporting ATPase 13, plasma membrane-type, protein MWGKLFNQTLYQTTILVTFQFKGQAILRICKNVSETMIFNSFVLCQVFNLVNARELEKKNVFRGIHHHRLFVVAVIVILVLQFAFIEIENILVGNAKLNWVQWVACLVIGMVLGAIDWATKCIPGYVMGLVEWTIWLMYLNLE, encoded by the coding sequence ATGTGGGGAAAGCTTTTCAATCAAACTCTATATCAGACTACCATCTTAGTGACCTTCCAGTTCAAAGGGCAAGCTATCCTACGAATCTGTAAGAATGTTAGTGAAACCATGATTTTCAATAGTTTTGTTCTCTGTCAAGTATTTAACCTAGTGAATGCAAGGGAACTAGAGAAGAAGAATGTGTTTCGGGGCATTCACCATCACCGATTGTTTGTTGTGGCTGTGATCGTTATTCTTGTACTGCAGTTTGCTTTTATTGAGATTGAAAATATCCTGGTGGGCAATGCAAAATTGAATTGGGTGCAGTGGGTGGCATGTCTTGTAATTGGGATGGTTTTAGGGGCAATCGATTGGGCTACGAAGTGCATACCAGGCTATGTCATGGGATTGGTTGAGTGGACCATTTGGCTCATGTATTTGAACCTAGAGTAA